In Drechmeria coniospora strain ARSEF 6962 chromosome 03, whole genome shotgun sequence, the DNA window ATGGAGCGAGAATGGATGAGGCATCGGTAAACCTCTCTCAAAGAGAGTTGAACAGGAATAATACGGCGGCGACTCTCTTGGAGGCCGATACAATATCAATGGTTACGTGTAAGCGggttgtacagtaagcagGCAATAGCAGTTGTCACCCATCCACTCCCCACGTCGGGTATGCTATTCGAATCCTATGGTGCTATAAAGAAAAGAATTCAAACCTTCGAACTCGCGTCCCCATGGTGATGGTGCACAATCATTAGGCCGTTCGTCGTGTCTTCCTCCACCTGAACGGTGTATGTTACTGACTTCACTATGGCGCTTGCCGGGACGATGTTCTCGTTGCTGCGAGACTTGTCGATACTGACGTCGGCCAGCTTGTAGTGGCCACCATTCTCGTGGCGACGCCCCTCGCTCGATCCATGCGAGGAGCCGTAATCGTTTCCAGAGTACTTGGCACGATACTCCTTGGCTTTTTTCATAAAGATTGGGGCCAAAAAAGGGAGTGAGGAGACCATGTTCTGGACGAGGGGTTAGTCATGATACGGCACGATGCTGGCGTCTCTGGGCAGGTAAACGTACGCCAACGTTAAACTCGATGGTGCCCCAGAGAACGAGCATTGTAGAGTTCCCGTCACCGTATTGAATCCGGTTTATCTGCAGGTATCGCAGGATGGAGCAGAGGGTGGTGAAGAGGCCGAGCatgaagatgaagatgaGACCGATTTTCTTCTCTATCCTGATGCTGAGCTTCAGCAGGACGGGAATCGGCAACAGGGCGACGACAACGTCAGAAACtatggtgacgacggcgtagGCGGTGAAGGAGGGTCCGGGGGCGAGACAGGTGCCGTCCATCAACGGGTTCCACGACTTCTGCACAGGCGTGCAGGCGAACAAGAGCGACAGGGTGCATCCGACGTGGGCGATGAAGACGAGAAATATGGTGATCCAGACGACGAGCCGATATGTCTTCTGGTCGGTGCCCTTAAGAAGACGCAGGTAGCTGATCAGGAGGGCTATCTTGAAGAAGCTGATGCCGATCTGGTAGATGGGGCGACCGGCGAAGTTGACTCGAGTGTAGGGAATTAGGTTTTCCTTGGGCCGAGCCCGAAGCGGAAGCCCCAAGCCGTACTTGGTCTCTGCGTTGTTGCATCTCATGTTAGTTTCGGATCCTCGATCCCAGTCTACCGCTCCGCTTTGTGTGCGAGAGGGCACCGAGGGAAAGCAACGCACGCATGATGCAGAGAATGGAGTAGACGAGGGCGAACAACATGGACATGGCGGCCATCCAGTCATCGCTGGCGAGACCGCGCGCCGTGGCCCGGACCCAGAGGCGGCcaccgacggtgacgatggatAGCAgagagacgacgacgcataTGGCGATGATGGTCGGGTACTGCGAcatggcctcgacctcggacGTCGCGTTGTCAACCCAACCCATGCCGGCGGTATTGCTTGTTTCTCCCTCGGTCGATATCTGCTCTTGTCCGTGTTCTTGGATGCAGGCAGGTATACATTCGTCGTgagaggatgaggatggaTCGTCTCGCCTATGCAAGAGATGGAAGACCAGACGACGGAGATTTCGTCGGATCTCGTCTATCTCAAGCGTCAAAAATATCTACAGCCTTCTACCATCGTTCGCCCTCTCACAAACCCGGAGAGTCGGACCCGCTTAGACGGAGCCAAGGGGGGAGGAAAAAGGAAAGGCTGATGGTTGAGTTAGGTGTGTGACCGAGACAGCGGGGAAGGCTGCGCAAGCTGACGGGTCAAATTTGGTCAAATTTCGGAGGAATGACGCGACGAGAGTGGTGACGAGGAAACGCAACAAGGAAGGAGACGCCTTTCGGTAGATCAAGCGAAGGAGAACGGCAGACGGAGGACGAGAATAAGCATCCGGATGAATAGGTGGATGGGTATGATCGATGCGTTCCACCGCCGAACCGGCCGATCGAGGAGAGCGAGTGCGTGCGGATGGAggggcggacgaggagagggagaAGGAAGCACTGGAGTGCGAGGCGGAGATGGactctcggccggcacggcaCAGGCAGCGGGCTAGCAAGCACTGGCCGGGGCAAGATCGGCGTGCGATGCGATGAATCCAGTCCTCATACCCGTAGACGAGTGAATGTCTGCATTATTCTCCGTACCGAGTTCGCAAAAGGACTGGAGGCGTTGTGAGACCGTTTGGATGCCCGAGTTGCCcacgccgacggctgcgCTCCTATTCTACTCGGATGCCGTCTCATGGCCGGTGATGGAGAGCTCTCGGGGAAATTCCCTTCAGTCCATACGAATGACCAAGTGAAAGTGGTGTGATGTGTGTGCGAGCTCGTGACGGTACGGTTACGAATTCATGGCTATGAACATTCGTACGGCATTCAGTGTAAGTGGCTTGCAGGCGGCCGCTTGGGATGAAGCATGTCGATCCCCTCCGAGGGATGGGTGCAGACTTGgagtgtacgtgtactcgtTGATCTCGTTTTGATGTACGGGTTACGGAGCACCAatgcagtgcaagtacggagtacagtgcaggaAATACATGAACAGAAGGATGTGAGATGTGAGACAAGGAGAGAGAGTGGAAAGAGGGATCGGCACGGATTCCTGCGGAGGCTTTTGCAGGAGACCGATCGCCAGGCATCGAAGACACAAATGGCAAGTGCCGGCAAGGATAGGACCATCCTTTTTGGTCAAGaggcagacgacgaggaaaGACATGGAGCCGAAAGGGGAAAGGAGATGTTGCCTCGATTGGGTGCTGGGGCTTGCGGAGCAGGACGTTGCAAAGGCCTTCCTTCCTTTGCTGTGGATGCACGGACTCCATGTTGTTTTCACATGTATACAGTACCAGCACCGGACGAGTGTTTTAGTGATCTGCGTATCCGtataagcaagtacctggtaccttgCCGCCGGGGTTGGAAGGCCATCACCGATAggacgagcgacggcagGAGCAAGAGAGTACGTCGTCGCACAGGCTGATACGgatgcaagtattacataCCCACTCCCAGAtagtacatgtgcacacAGTACGTAGTATCTACCGGTATTCCAGCTTATATCTGTTTGTGTGCCGGCATTAATACGTAGGTATCTATGTAGGTGTTTGCGTTTCATCTGATCCGTAGAGAGAGTACACCGTAGCTCTGGCGAGGGATGCATGAGTGTGATACATGCAAGGGGGTGACGAAAGCAGGTGATGGACCAGCATTCGAGATGATGACTAGCACAGTAAGTGCACGTTGCCGGCTTGTTAGCTGTATTGATGTATATTTCCTgtgctactccgtagtaagCTTGGACAATGCTTTCGTACCAGTGGTACGGAgctgcagtacatgtaaatgtgCGAGAAAGTCGAGCCGTGCGAGCAGACAGGAGCCTGCATGCACGCACCTGTACGTAAGGGTACGAGCACATGAGCTGGACAcgtctactccgtacctacacatgtacagagtaatacagAGTGGTCTGCAAGTGTACGTGTAGGGGCCCTCGTACATGCCATCAGCAGCATCAAGGTATTTATCCAAGATGGCGTACGAGTCGATGCGATTCCTCCCCAAAGGCCCCCATCCTGTCGACACCATCGTTTGAATGGCGCTCTTCCATGAGGGAGCATCCTCGACACCatccacgacggcgagcctgCCAGGGTCAACACCCAGCGTCATGTCCTTGTCAATGTCCGATCCTCCGTGCAGCACGGATGGACGCGTGCTTCGGGCTTGGGGCCTATCAGGTTGTCCTAAAAGGATGGCGGGACGCACAGAACAATCGGCCGGTACGTTTTGCTTCTGGCGCGCCACGACCTGGAGTCGCCCCTTAGGGCTGcttggtcggcggcgacggctgatGCCGACCCGCTGGCCACCGTTGTTTCGTTCGTTCGTTCTGACGAGTGCATGCGCAGACCCCGGACCCCCGCTTGAAGTGCAATTGCGGACCGGTCGTTGCCGGTCCTCGAGCGGAGTCGAGAATGGAGCAGTGGCTCGGAGAGTTGGGGTGATGAGGAGGGAATATCGTGACGATGGCTGGTGATGGGATGGAGTCTCAGCTGTTCGTTTCGAAGGATGCCAGCCACACCGTTGCCACCGTTCGTTCTCTCGTATGTGAGTGAAGAAATGGTGATTACTACTCCctactccctactccgtaattataTGATGGACGTATACAGCAACGATGGCGCACCTGCCTTGCTCTACCTGCCCAATAGCACTTGATGCCTCGTCGATCAATGGCCTTGGGCGACCCCGCTCGCCTGTTGCGTTTCGATTCGACGAGAGGGGAGGAATGCACTGGTGGGAACGAGTTATACCTAGACCCGAGGGCGGCtccgcgacggcgccatTGCCGCTCCTATCCACGCAGCCAACTACAGGGCatccctcgccgaggaggagactGGCCACGCTGCTGAGATGCCGAATGGGAGAGGGCAAGTCGAGCGGGCGAACTTGGCACCCATTGTGTTGCAAGTCGAGAGAAGGTAGCAACCTGCCACCATGTACACTTGTGCTGCCACACTGGCGCAGAGGGGTCCCGGCCGTCATGCCCGTCCGGGACCTACAGAAGGTTGGGAAgcctgcatgtgcagtacatgtgcatgaATGCCTGTTGCCGGTCTGTCGTCACCTCGTGGCCCCATGGAGTGCAATGCGGTGTGGGTGTCGTCGTGTCGCCACGAATAGATGAAGCGCAGCACTCGAACGTGTATTACATGGCTTCTCTGCACCTCTTCAAGCGctactccatacggagtacatgcccATGTAtctgctgctgttgctgtaGGGCAGCAGGCCAAAACAGCAGCTGGCGGGTCGAGATGACGAGCATGGGAGGCGCAAAGGGGGGTGGAGCAGCAGGTAATTGCGACACGGTATGCTCATCAACCCGCACAGGCACCATGCTGACATGCTGGATGTGGTCCATTCGACATGGGCTGGCTGGCTTTCCCATCATCCGTTGCCGAGCCACAAGGTTGCGTCGGAGCAACCCTCGCCCAAGGCTTGGGTACCACGTCGCATCCTATCGTGCGTTGCAGCATTGGACGGTTGGCATCGGAGGCGGCAGTGCTGAATGACACCCGTCGTCGCGATGCAGCACTGGCTCGACGTCAGTTGCGCTGCGTGGATTGTCGTCTCGTACACTTGTATCAACGGCATTGGCCCTGCCCGGTCTGGGCATGGTGATTGGAcaggccgagatggcgacggcgaggagatgCTGGCGCTTTGCTGAGAGCGTGTCCACGCCTGCTGGTAGGGATGGAACCGACACGTCTCGCCTCGACTTCGTAGCACGCGGCGAACCTTGCAAGGCGAGCGCCACGATCCGAGGGTGCTGGGCGTCGAACCCACCAACCCGTAGGCAGGCTGGCGGAGAAAAAGACGCCGTTCGCCTGCCGCGAACACGGCAGGCAAGGACCTCTGCACGGAAGCTGCAAGGGTAGATGGAAGCACACGCAGAGACACCGCCCCTGTGGGAGTTCTGGCTCTGCATGTCGAGCCACGTAGGTCAGCTGAAACGATGTCTCTTCGGCACATGGATTGGAAGCGCCATACAAGCACAAAGCCTGGCCTTGCAGGGCCAGCCAGTTGGCCGGCTCGGAGGACAACGTGCACAAGTGCGCATAAGCGGATGCGTTGAAGGGACCAAAGCCAAGCGGAGGTTGATGAAGGTGTCGCCGAGGGAGCGAACCATGGTTTGCTCACTgtgggcgaggaggacgttGAGAGTAATAGCTGTCCTGTACGGTGTACCGGCATACGGTCTGGCATACGTTCCTGCCGGGGATGTTGGAAATATCA includes these proteins:
- a CDS encoding integral membrane protein codes for the protein MGWVDNATSEVEAMSQYPTIIAICVVVSLLSIVTVGGRLWVRATARGLASDDWMAAMSMLFALVYSILCIMQTKYGLGLPLRARPKENLIPYTRVNFAGRPIYQIGISFFKIALLISYLRLLKGTDQKTYRLVVWITIFLVFIAHVGCTLSLLFACTPVQKSWNPLMDGTCLAPGPSFTAYAVVTIVSDVVVALLPIPVLLKLSIRIEKKIGLIFIFMLGLFTTLCSILRYLQINRIQYGDGNSTMLVLWGTIEFNVGNMVSSLPFLAPIFMKKAKEYRAKYSGNDYGSSHGSSEGRRHENGGHYKLADVSIDKSRSNENIVPASAIVKSVTYTVQVEEDTTNGLMIVHHHHGDASSKV